One Novipirellula galeiformis DNA window includes the following coding sequences:
- a CDS encoding tellurite resistance/C4-dicarboxylate transporter family protein, with amino-acid sequence MTDTEQPNAEQRIAEQPIEKSSAWQRHTADLDPACFSMVMATGIVSLACWQYRSHASLFGWTAVGLLGINVAAFAILVMLTTLRVVLYWRQLAIDAAEPTRGFGFFSTVAASCVLGSQFLLIAEQRGIAMALWCFAIFLWFLLTYTIFACVTVKSSKPKLAVGLHGGWLLAVVATQSVSLLGALLAMRFPGEGDWRLFFSLVLWLGGGMLYGWIISLIFYRYCFEPIDVDSMSPPYWINMGAMAISTLAGVALLAASGESTFLASLLPFIKGVTLLCWATATWWIPLLVVLGFWRHAYKRVRLEYDLRYWSIVFPLGMYSVGTHQMLETLELPFLRPLAMAFAYLACAAWAAASMGWIRTQSRTR; translated from the coding sequence GTGACGGATACCGAGCAACCGAATGCCGAGCAGCGGATTGCCGAGCAACCGATTGAAAAGAGCTCTGCTTGGCAGCGTCATACCGCCGATCTTGATCCGGCCTGTTTTTCGATGGTGATGGCGACGGGGATCGTTTCACTCGCCTGTTGGCAGTATCGTTCGCATGCCTCCCTGTTTGGCTGGACGGCGGTGGGTTTGCTTGGCATCAACGTTGCCGCGTTTGCAATCCTCGTGATGTTAACCACATTGCGCGTGGTGCTCTATTGGCGTCAGCTTGCGATCGATGCTGCGGAACCCACCCGGGGCTTTGGTTTTTTCTCTACCGTTGCAGCCAGCTGCGTTTTGGGCAGCCAATTTTTACTCATCGCCGAGCAGCGCGGCATCGCCATGGCATTGTGGTGCTTTGCCATTTTTTTATGGTTCTTGTTGACCTACACCATCTTTGCCTGCGTGACCGTCAAGTCATCCAAACCGAAACTCGCAGTGGGGCTTCACGGAGGTTGGTTGTTGGCGGTGGTGGCAACGCAATCGGTTTCGCTGCTCGGCGCGTTGTTGGCGATGAGGTTCCCGGGCGAAGGTGATTGGAGGCTGTTTTTTTCGCTTGTTCTATGGTTGGGCGGTGGCATGCTTTATGGCTGGATCATCTCGTTGATTTTTTATCGCTATTGTTTTGAGCCGATCGACGTTGACTCGATGTCTCCGCCCTACTGGATCAACATGGGCGCGATGGCGATTTCAACGTTGGCCGGCGTGGCGTTGTTGGCCGCGTCCGGCGAATCCACGTTTTTGGCTTCGTTGTTGCCATTCATCAAAGGGGTGACGCTATTGTGCTGGGCCACCGCGACGTGGTGGATTCCGTTGTTGGTGGTGCTCGGTTTTTGGCGCCACGCTTACAAGCGAGTTCGCCTCGAGTACGACTTGCGCTACTGGAGCATCGTCTTTCCCCTGGGGATGTATTCGGTGGGGACACACCAGATGTTAGAAACGCTCGAACTCCCTTTTTTGAGGCCGTTGGCGATGGCGTTTGCTTATCTGGCCTGTGCCGCATGGGCCGCGGCAAGCATGGGGTGGATCCGCACTCAATCAAGGACTCGGTGA
- a CDS encoding RrF2 family transcriptional regulator, whose protein sequence is MLSKTAEYALRAITCLASRIGQPSSADVLAEATKVPRRYLNRVLQDLAAAGLVRSRSGPGGGYELAQEPATISILDVVNAVAPLERIQSCPLGLKSHTSLCPLHAELDRAYEATEAAFAGVTIQQLLDSANPIIPLREVS, encoded by the coding sequence ATGCTTTCCAAGACAGCCGAGTACGCCCTGCGAGCGATCACTTGCTTGGCCAGTCGAATCGGGCAACCCTCTTCGGCCGATGTCTTGGCCGAAGCCACCAAGGTGCCTCGCCGCTACCTCAATCGCGTCTTGCAAGACTTGGCTGCGGCGGGGTTGGTTCGTTCGCGCAGCGGTCCCGGAGGCGGTTACGAACTCGCCCAGGAGCCTGCGACGATCTCGATCCTCGATGTCGTTAATGCCGTTGCGCCGTTGGAGCGGATCCAATCGTGCCCGCTCGGGCTGAAGTCGCACACCTCGTTGTGCCCGCTCCATGCGGAACTTGATCGCGCGTACGAAGCAACCGAAGCCGCGTTTGCGGGAGTGACCATCCAACAACTCCTTGACTCGGCTAACCCCATCATTCCGTTACGCGAGGTGTCGTGA
- the hmpA gene encoding NO-inducible flavohemoprotein, which yields MLSDQTIRIVKEITPLVAANAETITRRFYTLMFEGDPQVKAFFNQAHQHSGGQQNALAGAICAYFTHIDNPAVLMPAVELIAQKHCSLGIKPEHYPIVGKHLLAAIKDVMGEGATDEIIDAVAEAYQFLADIFIAREGAIYDEQQSAPGGWNGYRTFIVDRKVPESDVVTSFYLRPEDQGPLPPFLPGQYITVHIDHPTTPTSPRNYSLSERPGVEHFRISVKREERLSPDAPDGLISSHLHDAIQPGHRVKVGPPCGEFTIDPATTQSGRPIVLLAGGIGVTPLLSMAKSIVHANPDASIYFLQAVRNSRVHAFADEIENLASLSPNMHTRVLYDAPLEDDVENKKCDDVGFITTKLLREWTPYDDADFYFCGPKPFMQNVHACLQELGVDETRVRYEFFGPKEELQCPMKNVG from the coding sequence ATGTTGAGCGACCAGACCATTCGCATCGTTAAAGAAATCACCCCCTTGGTGGCCGCCAACGCGGAAACGATCACGCGGCGTTTCTACACGTTGATGTTTGAGGGCGATCCCCAGGTCAAGGCTTTCTTTAACCAAGCCCATCAGCATTCCGGTGGCCAACAAAATGCTTTGGCCGGAGCGATCTGTGCCTACTTCACCCACATCGACAACCCCGCCGTGCTGATGCCAGCGGTAGAATTGATCGCTCAAAAGCACTGTTCCTTGGGCATCAAGCCAGAGCATTACCCGATTGTCGGCAAGCACTTGTTGGCCGCGATCAAGGATGTGATGGGCGAGGGAGCCACGGACGAGATCATCGATGCGGTCGCCGAAGCCTACCAATTCTTGGCGGACATCTTCATCGCCCGTGAAGGTGCGATTTACGACGAACAGCAATCCGCGCCGGGCGGTTGGAATGGTTACCGCACCTTTATCGTCGACCGCAAGGTTCCCGAGAGCGATGTCGTCACGTCGTTCTACTTGCGTCCCGAGGACCAGGGGCCGTTACCACCCTTTCTGCCTGGGCAATACATCACGGTTCACATCGACCACCCCACCACGCCGACCTCTCCTCGAAATTACAGTTTGTCGGAGCGTCCCGGAGTGGAGCATTTCCGCATCAGTGTCAAACGCGAAGAGCGACTTTCACCGGACGCCCCGGATGGCTTGATTTCGAGCCACTTGCACGATGCAATCCAACCCGGGCATCGCGTCAAAGTCGGCCCGCCGTGTGGCGAGTTTACGATTGATCCCGCAACGACCCAAAGCGGTCGACCGATCGTCTTGTTAGCTGGCGGCATCGGCGTCACGCCGCTGTTGTCGATGGCAAAGTCGATCGTCCATGCGAATCCCGATGCATCGATCTACTTTTTACAAGCGGTGCGTAACAGTCGCGTGCATGCATTTGCCGACGAAATCGAAAATCTCGCTTCGCTCAGCCCGAACATGCACACACGCGTTTTGTACGATGCACCGTTAGAGGACGACGTGGAGAACAAAAAATGCGATGACGTTGGTTTTATCACCACCAAATTATTGCGTGAGTGGACACCCTACGACGACGCGGATTTCTACTTCTGTGGTCCCAAGCCGTTCATGCAAAACGTGCATGCCTGTTTGCAAGAACTCGGCGTCGACGAAACCCGCGTTCGCTACGAGTTCTTTGGTCCCAAAGAAGAACTGCAATGCCCGATGAAGAATGTAGGATAG
- a CDS encoding cupin domain-containing protein, with amino-acid sequence MAIQHAKPGEVLEVGPLGDAIAATKTRALLKTESVEVLRLNLPAGKTIAEHKAPGEITVQCIEGRVTFTAMGQSHELTAGKLLYLSAAEPHAVQAQEDSSLLVTIIFGKQ; translated from the coding sequence ATGGCAATCCAACACGCGAAACCGGGCGAAGTGCTTGAGGTAGGACCGTTGGGTGATGCGATCGCCGCGACTAAAACTCGGGCCCTATTGAAAACCGAGAGCGTTGAAGTATTGCGATTGAATTTGCCAGCTGGCAAAACGATCGCCGAACACAAAGCTCCGGGGGAAATCACGGTCCAGTGTATCGAAGGACGCGTGACCTTCACGGCGATGGGCCAATCGCATGAGTTGACCGCCGGCAAATTGTTGTATCTGTCGGCAGCCGAACCGCATGCGGTTCAAGCACAGGAAGATTCTTCATTGTTGGTCACGATCATCTTTGGCAAACAATAG
- a CDS encoding DUF488 domain-containing protein, translating into MSKHKPKIKIARAYDPPETEDGCRVLVDRLWPRGVKKEDLKLDDWLKELAPSDTLRKWFDHDVEKWDEFRERYRKELDSSSEAIASLLETAAQQPIVLLYAAKDEAHNNAVVLKEFLEQRLR; encoded by the coding sequence ATGTCCAAACACAAGCCGAAGATTAAGATCGCACGAGCCTATGATCCGCCTGAGACCGAGGACGGTTGCCGGGTGCTGGTGGATCGTTTGTGGCCGCGCGGGGTCAAGAAAGAAGATTTGAAACTCGACGATTGGTTAAAAGAACTCGCGCCCAGCGACACACTGCGCAAATGGTTTGATCACGATGTGGAGAAGTGGGACGAATTTCGAGAGCGATATCGAAAAGAACTCGACTCCAGCTCCGAAGCGATCGCATCACTATTGGAGACCGCCGCGCAGCAACCGATTGTATTGCTCTACGCGGCCAAAGACGAAGCGCACAACAACGCAGTGGTTTTGAAAGAATTTCTCGAGCAACGTTTACGGTAG
- a CDS encoding DNA-3-methyladenine glycosylase family protein, whose product MKTFVLKPQPPFRLDLTVWTLRRRPENAIDDWDGRVYRRVFADSDSPLLVEVSQLAAGTRPRLSVAVHCDAWSPELQNRVTSAIERLLGIRVDMKPFYLFVADDPKLGPLAERFQGMKPPRYPSLFECLSNAIACQQVSLASGIQLLNRFAQRFGQPFDALPYRRFAFPRPTDLADTNIEDLRQIGFSRQKATAILNLAAVTRNGHWDYARFQDVTDDDCITTLCELRGIGRWSAEYALLRGLGRLHVFPGDDVGARNNLYHWLELSTKLDYEAVARTLQQWKPFAGLIYFHLLLDKLALNNPGEFHVQTQAED is encoded by the coding sequence GTGAAAACCTTTGTCCTAAAACCGCAGCCTCCCTTCCGGCTCGATTTGACCGTTTGGACGTTGCGACGACGTCCCGAGAATGCGATCGATGACTGGGACGGTCGTGTTTATCGACGCGTTTTTGCGGATTCCGATTCACCGCTGCTTGTCGAGGTAAGCCAGTTGGCGGCGGGAACCAGGCCGCGTTTGTCCGTTGCGGTACACTGCGACGCGTGGTCGCCGGAACTGCAAAACCGCGTGACTTCCGCGATCGAACGTTTACTCGGTATCCGCGTGGACATGAAACCGTTCTACCTTTTTGTGGCCGACGATCCTAAGCTCGGTCCGTTGGCCGAGCGATTTCAAGGCATGAAGCCGCCCCGGTATCCAAGCCTCTTTGAATGCCTCAGCAACGCGATCGCTTGTCAACAGGTTTCCTTGGCCTCGGGCATTCAACTACTGAACCGGTTTGCCCAACGTTTTGGCCAACCCTTTGATGCGTTGCCGTACCGTCGGTTCGCGTTCCCTCGGCCGACTGATCTCGCGGATACGAATATCGAAGACCTGCGTCAAATTGGTTTCAGTCGCCAGAAAGCGACGGCGATATTGAACCTCGCTGCGGTGACACGAAACGGCCATTGGGACTATGCCCGTTTCCAAGATGTAACGGATGATGATTGCATCACCACGCTGTGTGAACTTCGCGGCATCGGGCGTTGGTCGGCGGAGTACGCGTTGCTACGTGGTTTAGGGCGATTGCACGTTTTTCCCGGCGATGACGTGGGGGCACGAAACAACTTGTACCACTGGTTGGAACTATCGACCAAGCTTGACTACGAAGCGGTCGCCCGGACGTTGCAGCAATGGAAACCGTTCGCGGGGCTCATCTACTTTCACCTGTTGTTAGATAAACTTGCGTTGAACAATCCAGGAGAATTTCATGTCCAAACACAAGCCGAAGATTAA
- a CDS encoding carboxymuconolactone decarboxylase family protein has protein sequence MSEEEQVYPPASKRHASERKRLAREPAEAFKAFSRSVFAEGALPAKTKQLIAVAVAHVTQCPYCIKAHTDGAMQHNATAEEIMEAIWVAAEMRAGAAYAHSILALETISKSQDAANKNQGV, from the coding sequence ATGTCAGAAGAAGAACAGGTTTACCCACCAGCCAGCAAGCGGCATGCCAGCGAACGAAAACGCCTCGCTCGGGAACCTGCTGAGGCGTTCAAAGCGTTTAGCCGAAGCGTGTTCGCCGAGGGGGCATTGCCGGCCAAAACCAAGCAATTGATCGCGGTCGCAGTGGCACATGTGACGCAGTGCCCCTACTGCATCAAGGCGCACACCGATGGCGCAATGCAACACAATGCGACTGCCGAAGAGATCATGGAAGCGATCTGGGTGGCCGCAGAGATGCGCGCCGGTGCCGCCTATGCTCATTCGATACTGGCGCTCGAGACGATTTCGAAATCGCAGGATGCCGCCAACAAGAACCAAGGTGTATGA
- a CDS encoding threonine ammonia-lyase — MRLPLRYEDVLEAAERIKPFLPETPLRNYPALDQALGCTVLIKHENHQPTGAFKIRNALSAMTRLDVDQRRAGVVAATRGNHGLGLAYAGHLLRIPVTICVPLNNSPTKNEAIQSWGAEIIRVGDDFSEAIDFSIEYADQHRCTLIHSTNNVDVLAGAATITLEALAQSQRLNQPIGSIYLAVGGGSQAVGALTVLKAHQLPIPVYGVQAAQAPTLYDSFHAGKPLKSGLSETIADGIATNCTFDWTFDTLNEGLEDMYKVSEAEIADAVRLLVSKTHNLVEGAAAVGLAGLRQTPAGCRPNAVMIVLTGGNIDWQVLRKIVNID; from the coding sequence ATGCGTCTTCCCCTACGCTACGAAGATGTGCTCGAGGCGGCCGAGCGAATCAAACCGTTCTTGCCCGAAACTCCGCTGCGAAACTACCCTGCGCTGGACCAGGCATTGGGGTGCACGGTACTGATCAAGCACGAGAATCATCAACCGACCGGCGCCTTCAAAATTCGCAATGCGCTCTCTGCGATGACTCGCTTGGACGTGGATCAGCGACGGGCTGGGGTGGTTGCCGCGACGCGTGGCAACCACGGGCTCGGCTTGGCGTACGCGGGACACCTGCTGCGGATTCCCGTGACGATTTGTGTACCGTTGAACAACAGCCCGACCAAGAATGAAGCCATTCAGAGCTGGGGCGCAGAAATCATCCGAGTCGGCGATGATTTTAGCGAGGCGATCGATTTCTCGATCGAATATGCCGACCAACATCGCTGTACCTTAATCCACTCAACCAACAACGTGGATGTACTGGCCGGAGCTGCGACGATCACCTTGGAAGCCCTGGCCCAATCACAGCGACTAAATCAGCCGATCGGATCGATCTATTTAGCGGTCGGAGGAGGTTCGCAAGCGGTCGGCGCCTTAACGGTCTTGAAAGCCCATCAATTGCCGATTCCCGTTTACGGCGTCCAAGCCGCTCAGGCCCCGACGCTCTACGATTCCTTTCACGCTGGAAAACCGCTGAAGTCGGGTCTGTCCGAAACGATTGCTGATGGCATCGCGACCAATTGCACGTTCGATTGGACGTTCGACACGCTCAACGAGGGGTTGGAAGACATGTACAAAGTCAGCGAAGCGGAAATTGCCGATGCCGTTCGGTTGCTCGTCTCCAAAACACATAACTTGGTCGAAGGCGCCGCGGCGGTAGGATTGGCGGGATTGCGGCAAACGCCCGCCGGTTGTCGCCCCAACGCGGTGATGATCGTGTTGACCGGAGGCAATATCGATTGGCAGGTGCTGCGAAAGATCGTGAACATCGACTAA
- the aceE gene encoding pyruvate dehydrogenase (acetyl-transferring), homodimeric type: MRTEANEQTVSAATVLETMNPEELNDWIESLESVATRYPSACVTKLMEALQVRAQRHGIQSSFGLTTPYVNTIPVEQQSEYPGDARLEQRIEHFLRWNALAMVLRANRDYPGIGGHLSSYASAATLFEVGFNHFFHAPTREHPGDSVYFQGHSSPGVYARAFLEGRLSESDLEHFRRETPRERGLSSYPHPWLMPAFWQFPTVSMGLGPMMAIYQARFLRYLSDRGILDTSKSRVWCFIGDGESDEPETLGAISMAARERLSNLTFIVICNLQRLDGPVRGNGKIIQELEGVFRGANWNVIKVIWSSAWDALLAADDHGLLTQRMNEVLDGEYQKYAVESGAYMREHFFGTSPQLRAMVDHLSDDQLGHLGRGGHDPEKVYAAYNAAVQYDEGPSVILAKTVKGYGLGTAGEASNVAHQQHAMNETQLRDFRARFDIPLDDAALQQAAFYKPANSSAEIKYLKDRRNELGGFLPARNTDCPRLTIPTLDAFGKFMHASGQREAATTMILERILAMLLQDETIGKLIVPIIPDEARTFGLNSLFAKYGIYSSRGQLYEPVDAGQLMYYREARNGQILEEGINEAGAIASFIAAGTSSAHLQTPMIPFYVFYSMFGFQRIGDFIWAAADARTKGFLIGATAGRTTLLGEGLQHGDGHSPLVATTVASLESYDPGYGYELAVIIQDGLRRMYTDNESVFYYLTAYNEPYSMPSIPEGAEEGIRKGMYPLRSVTADSPGCDARPQLFGSGSLLPEVLRAQGMLAEQFGVGSDVWSVTSYCRLRRDAQQANRWNKLHPGDEARRSHLELALDDLKGPFVAMTDYVKLVPDQIREWVPGRYVTLGTDGFGRSDTRKALRRHFEVDAEHLVYATLDALSQSSQYASSTLPGAIKSLGIDAESMDPARA; the protein is encoded by the coding sequence ATGAGAACCGAAGCCAACGAGCAAACCGTCTCCGCAGCAACTGTATTGGAAACGATGAACCCCGAGGAGTTGAACGATTGGATTGAATCGTTAGAGAGTGTGGCGACGCGATACCCTTCGGCGTGTGTCACGAAATTGATGGAAGCGTTGCAGGTGCGAGCTCAACGGCACGGCATCCAAAGTTCGTTTGGCTTGACGACTCCCTACGTCAATACGATTCCTGTTGAGCAGCAGTCGGAATATCCGGGCGATGCACGACTTGAACAGCGAATTGAGCACTTCCTCCGTTGGAATGCATTGGCGATGGTATTGCGAGCGAATCGCGATTATCCAGGGATTGGCGGTCATTTGTCGTCGTATGCTTCGGCGGCCACGCTATTCGAAGTGGGGTTCAATCATTTCTTTCATGCTCCGACGCGTGAGCACCCTGGCGACAGCGTCTATTTTCAAGGGCATTCTTCCCCAGGCGTTTACGCGCGTGCCTTCCTGGAAGGCCGGTTGAGCGAATCCGACCTGGAACATTTTCGTCGTGAAACGCCTCGCGAGCGGGGACTTTCGTCGTACCCACACCCGTGGTTAATGCCCGCGTTTTGGCAGTTCCCGACCGTGTCGATGGGTTTGGGGCCAATGATGGCCATATACCAGGCTCGCTTCCTGCGTTACTTGTCGGATCGAGGGATTCTCGACACGTCGAAGTCGCGCGTGTGGTGTTTCATTGGCGATGGCGAAAGCGACGAACCGGAAACATTGGGAGCGATCTCGATGGCCGCACGCGAGCGGCTCAGCAATTTGACCTTTATCGTGATTTGTAATCTACAACGTCTCGACGGCCCGGTGCGCGGCAACGGCAAAATCATCCAGGAACTCGAAGGGGTTTTTCGCGGTGCGAATTGGAATGTGATCAAGGTGATTTGGAGCAGCGCGTGGGATGCGCTACTCGCGGCCGATGACCACGGATTGCTCACGCAGCGGATGAATGAGGTGCTCGATGGCGAGTATCAAAAGTATGCCGTGGAGTCGGGAGCTTACATGCGTGAGCATTTCTTTGGCACATCGCCGCAACTTCGAGCGATGGTCGACCATTTGTCCGACGATCAACTTGGGCACCTCGGTCGCGGCGGGCACGACCCGGAAAAGGTCTATGCCGCGTATAACGCCGCAGTGCAATACGACGAAGGGCCTTCAGTAATTCTCGCCAAAACGGTCAAGGGCTATGGGTTAGGGACGGCCGGTGAGGCCAGCAATGTTGCGCACCAACAACACGCAATGAACGAAACGCAACTGCGTGACTTTCGCGCGCGATTCGATATCCCACTGGATGATGCAGCGTTACAGCAAGCTGCATTTTATAAACCAGCGAACTCCAGTGCCGAGATCAAATACTTGAAAGATCGTCGCAACGAATTAGGCGGCTTTTTGCCTGCACGGAACACTGATTGCCCACGGTTGACGATCCCGACGCTGGATGCTTTTGGCAAATTCATGCACGCCAGTGGGCAACGCGAGGCCGCGACAACGATGATCCTCGAACGTATTCTAGCGATGCTACTACAGGACGAAACGATTGGCAAATTGATCGTGCCGATCATTCCGGACGAGGCGCGGACCTTTGGATTGAACTCGTTGTTCGCCAAATACGGAATTTACTCGAGTCGTGGACAGCTCTATGAACCCGTCGACGCGGGACAGCTGATGTACTACCGCGAGGCTCGCAACGGACAAATCTTGGAGGAAGGGATCAACGAGGCCGGTGCGATCGCAAGTTTCATCGCTGCGGGTACCAGCAGTGCCCATCTGCAAACACCGATGATCCCCTTCTACGTGTTCTATTCGATGTTTGGTTTCCAACGCATCGGCGACTTCATCTGGGCCGCCGCCGACGCCCGCACCAAAGGGTTTCTCATTGGTGCGACGGCGGGCCGCACGACGCTGCTAGGCGAAGGGTTGCAACACGGTGACGGGCACAGCCCGTTGGTGGCCACGACCGTTGCGTCACTTGAATCGTACGACCCCGGCTACGGTTACGAATTAGCGGTGATCATCCAAGATGGGCTGCGACGGATGTATACCGACAATGAGTCGGTCTTCTATTACCTCACCGCCTACAACGAACCCTATTCGATGCCGTCCATTCCGGAGGGGGCCGAAGAGGGGATTCGCAAAGGGATGTATCCGTTGCGAAGTGTAACCGCCGATTCGCCTGGTTGCGATGCACGTCCGCAATTGTTCGGCAGTGGTTCGTTGTTGCCCGAGGTGCTTCGCGCTCAGGGCATGCTGGCCGAACAATTCGGTGTTGGCAGCGACGTTTGGAGCGTGACCAGTTACTGTCGATTGAGACGCGATGCACAGCAAGCCAATCGGTGGAACAAATTGCATCCCGGTGATGAAGCACGTCGCAGTCATCTCGAACTCGCTTTGGACGACTTGAAGGGACCGTTTGTCGCCATGACTGATTATGTCAAACTAGTGCCCGACCAGATTCGAGAATGGGTGCCGGGCCGGTACGTCACCCTTGGCACCGATGGATTCGGACGTAGCGATACGCGCAAGGCGCTGCGGCGACATTTTGAAGTCGACGCCGAACACCTTGTGTATGCGACCCTCGACGCATTATCGCAATCATCACAATACGCTTCGTCTACGTTGCCGGGCGCGATCAAATCGCTCGGCATTGATGCCGAAAGCATGGATCCGGCGCGGGCGTAG
- a CDS encoding Lpg1974 family pore-forming outer membrane protein, translating to MNHTEAAIGSDTLPSNWFHAPYSTFDSAIESSVLPSAACHPQADCQLPEVATDSACDSAPRSGKLLGGMEFMWMRAHFDQNVAMIIDPPVGNTLVPFDYNYELSPRVWLGWQSLRGGGFRATYFRFDEQADSEAVTAVTGSTPVFVYVYGAGGNLSRNAQAQVGETLTSNHRLKLQALDLEATQRFGWNSLQGTLAGGVRIASIQQYMRGDVRDAGGVLQEAVSNDLNVEGAGPTISLQLRRGLGTSRLGVYGGLRGSLLMSETTQKIYEMKNVFTTELEDAAVHREVITALEMSMGLQWNQARGDHSHWFARGGYEGQAWFDAGGPVDSSSTISLDAITFALGMQF from the coding sequence TTGAATCATACAGAAGCAGCGATCGGAAGCGATACGTTGCCTTCGAACTGGTTTCACGCTCCGTATTCGACATTCGATTCCGCCATCGAAAGTAGTGTTCTCCCTTCGGCGGCGTGCCATCCCCAAGCTGATTGTCAGCTTCCTGAGGTGGCCACCGACTCGGCTTGCGATTCGGCGCCGCGGAGTGGCAAATTATTAGGTGGAATGGAATTCATGTGGATGCGCGCCCACTTTGACCAGAATGTGGCGATGATTATCGACCCGCCCGTGGGCAACACACTGGTCCCCTTCGACTACAACTACGAGCTTTCACCGCGAGTTTGGTTAGGTTGGCAATCGCTTCGTGGCGGCGGGTTCCGGGCAACCTATTTTCGCTTTGATGAGCAAGCCGATTCGGAAGCGGTGACTGCGGTAACGGGATCGACTCCGGTGTTCGTGTATGTGTATGGCGCTGGCGGTAACTTATCGCGAAATGCGCAGGCACAGGTTGGTGAAACACTCACGTCGAACCATCGCTTGAAATTGCAAGCACTCGATTTGGAAGCGACTCAGCGGTTTGGATGGAATTCGCTGCAAGGCACCCTCGCGGGCGGCGTGCGAATCGCCAGTATCCAGCAATATATGCGTGGCGACGTTCGCGATGCGGGCGGGGTGCTGCAAGAAGCGGTCTCGAACGATTTGAATGTCGAAGGCGCTGGCCCTACCATCTCACTGCAACTGCGCCGCGGGCTCGGCACCAGCCGACTGGGTGTGTACGGGGGACTTCGCGGTTCGCTGCTGATGAGCGAGACCACGCAAAAGATCTACGAGATGAAGAACGTTTTCACGACCGAGCTCGAAGATGCCGCTGTGCACCGCGAAGTCATTACCGCGCTAGAAATGTCGATGGGGTTGCAGTGGAACCAAGCACGCGGCGATCATTCGCACTGGTTCGCTCGCGGAGGTTACGAAGGACAAGCATGGTTTGACGCCGGAGGCCCGGTTGATTCCTCGAGCACCATCTCGTTGGACGCCATCACGTTCGCGCTCGGGATGCAATTCTAA
- a CDS encoding CPBP family intramembrane glutamic endopeptidase — protein sequence MTEFPLTGVPKNAPAAYPFFMDEHEETLDQSPNDLFLTAVVFESALGLLALFLGWTLGPDPRAMIPEAGIDNLRSIASALAYGCAAAVPMLIMIAIIRRLPWEPVRELERLSDEGVIRSLLSLGRAELIVISLCAGVGEELLFRGWLLPWLAHVGGADVAPSSVEWGAALIGSSIAFGMVHPITRLYVVLAAAMGLYFGALLLWTDNLLVPIAAHAAYDAVQLLSPGFKRSDPDDASEA from the coding sequence TTGACGGAATTCCCGCTTACGGGGGTGCCGAAAAACGCACCCGCCGCGTACCCTTTCTTTATGGATGAACACGAAGAAACGCTTGACCAGTCGCCCAATGACCTGTTTTTGACAGCCGTCGTGTTTGAATCCGCGCTTGGGTTGTTGGCACTTTTCTTGGGCTGGACCCTTGGCCCCGACCCCCGTGCGATGATTCCTGAAGCGGGAATCGACAATTTGCGCAGCATCGCTTCGGCGCTGGCCTATGGCTGTGCTGCGGCCGTGCCGATGCTGATCATGATTGCGATCATCCGTCGGCTCCCCTGGGAACCAGTACGCGAGCTCGAGCGGCTCAGTGACGAGGGGGTGATTCGCTCCTTGTTAAGCCTCGGGCGTGCCGAGCTGATCGTAATCAGTCTTTGCGCCGGAGTGGGCGAGGAGCTGTTGTTTCGCGGTTGGCTGCTACCTTGGCTTGCGCATGTCGGCGGCGCTGACGTGGCGCCGAGTTCGGTGGAATGGGGCGCCGCGCTGATCGGATCATCGATCGCCTTTGGGATGGTCCATCCGATCACGCGGCTGTACGTCGTGCTCGCCGCCGCGATGGGGTTGTACTTTGGCGCATTGCTACTTTGGACCGACAATCTACTCGTTCCCATCGCTGCCCATGCGGCCTACGACGCGGTCCAATTGCTAAGCCCCGGCTTCAAACGCAGTGATCCGGACGACGCTAGCGAAGCCTAG